The DNA sequence CGCTACTGTGGATTGTTTAGGCGAGTTCATTGAGACTGAACAGGACGCAGTAGACATTGCGAACGAATGTATCAAAGTCATCGGTCAAATCAAAGAACAGGATCTCGACGCACAAGTATCTTTAAAGCTAACGTCAATCGGGTTAAGAATTGATTCGAATATCGCCTATCAACAGTTAAGTCGTATTGCAGAGATTGCCTATCAGAGAAACATGCGTGTGACCGTCAATATGGAGGAAGCGACGATGATTGAGTCGATCGTGCAAGTATTTGAACGCGTACATCAACATTATCCAAACGTCGGAATTGCGCTACAAGCAAATGTATACCGCAGTCGCTTTGATTTAGAACGTCTTCAATCAACAGTACGTGTCGTTAAAGGAGCATACGACGGAGATGATGAAACCTATATCCAACCGAAGAAGACGGTGGATGAGACATACCTTCAGTTAATAAAGACTAATTTACTCCATGGAAATTACACGCAGATTGCAACACACGATGAAGAGATTATTCGACAAATCATTCGTTTTACTCAAATG is a window from the Exiguobacterium sp. BMC-KP genome containing:
- a CDS encoding proline dehydrogenase family protein, which translates into the protein MLQQITGPVFEYLAENRLLIKFARKVGLPLGGTLFVGGQGAEETIDTVKQFNQDGRAATVDCLGEFIETEQDAVDIANECIKVIGQIKEQDLDAQVSLKLTSIGLRIDSNIAYQQLSRIAEIAYQRNMRVTVNMEEATMIESIVQVFERVHQHYPNVGIALQANVYRSRFDLERLQSTVRVVKGAYDGDDETYIQPKKTVDETYLQLIKTNLLHGNYTQIATHDEEIIRQIIRFTQMKNIDRAQFEFQMLQGMRPKRQQELVRQGYRVVIYVPHGVDWYTYLMRRLAERPANIAFTVGAMLRR